The Epinephelus lanceolatus isolate andai-2023 chromosome 8, ASM4190304v1, whole genome shotgun sequence genome includes a window with the following:
- the LOC117258380 gene encoding oxysterol-binding protein-related protein 2-like, with protein sequence MNSEEEFYDAETGLESDDSCEVSFKDALVFDCKQVTDGSATQENGVWERRKSLPAEMISRSNFSVWSILKKCIGMELSKIAMPVVFNEPLSFLQRMSEYMEHTHLIHKACSLSDSIDRMQVVAAFAVSSVASQWERTGKPFNPLLGETYELIREDEGYRLISEQVSHHPPVSAFHAQSLKQEFEFHGSIYPKLKFWGKSVEAEPKGTMTLELLKHKEAYTWTNPMCCVHNIILGKLWIEQYGTVEIVNHSTGDKCVLNFRPCGMFGKELHKVEGYIQDKSKKKRRVIYGKWTECMYSVDPKVYEAYKKSEKKMGGESKKLKQEHDCEGEEADDMPEVQETVTVIPGSALLWRITPRPAHSAQMYNFTSFAMTLNELEPGMERLLAPTDCRLRPDIRAMENGDIDLASLEKERLEEKQRASRRERSKDEEEWATRWFQLGTNPHTGAEDWLYTGGYFDRNYTDCPNIY encoded by the exons ATGAACAGCGAGGAAGAGTTTTACGACGctgagacag GGCTGGAGTCAGATGATTCCTGTGAGGTCAGTTTCAAAGATGCCCTGGTGTTTGACTGTAAGCAGGTGACTGACGGCAGCGCCACACAGGAGAATGGAGTGTGGGAGCGAAG GAAAAGCCTGCCTGCTGAAATGATCTCCAGAAGCAACTTCAGTGTGTGGAGCATACTGAAGAAATGCATCGGCATG GAGCTGTCTAAAATAGCGATGCCGGTCGTGTTTAACGAGCCGCTGAGCTTCCTCCAGAGAATGTCGGAGTACATGGAGCACACTCACCTCATCCACAAAGCCTGCAGTTTGTCTGACTCAATAGATCGCATGCAG GTTGTTGCTGCATTTGCTGTTTCGTCCGTAGCGTCTCAATGGGAACGGACTGGAAAGCCATTTAATCCTTTACTAGGAGAGACATATGAACTCATAAG AGAGGACGAGGGATACAGATTGATCTCGGAGCAGGTGAGCCACCACCCTCCCGTCAGTGCCTTCCATGCCCAGTCTCTAAAGCAAGAATTCGAGTTTCACGGCTCCATCTACCCAAAACTCAAGTTCTGGGGCAAAAGTGTGGAGGCTGAGCCGAAAGGCACCATGACACTTGAGTTACTGAA ACATAAAGAAGCGTACACGTGGACAAACCCAATGTGTTGTGTGCACAACATCATCCTTGGAAAACTCTGGATTGAGCAATATGGAACCGTGGAGATAGTCAACCACAG CACGGGAGATAAGTGTGTGTTGAACTTTAGACCGTGCGGCATGTTTGGGAAAGAGCTGCACAAAGTCGAAGGTTATATCCAAGACAAAAG TAAGAAGAAGCGGCGAGTGATCTATGGGAAGTGGACGGAGTGCATGTACAGCGTGGACCCCAAGGTTTACGAAGCATACAAGAAGTCAGAGAAGAAGATGGGGGGAGAATCAAAAAAGCTGAAACAG gaacATGATTGTGAAGGTGAGGAAGCAGATGATATGCCAGAAGTTCAAGAGACTGTGACTGTGATACCAGGAAGTGCCTTACTGTGGAGGATAACGCCGCGGCCTGCTCACTCAGCACAG ATGTATAACTTCACCAGCTTTGCCATGACACTAAACGAACTGGAGCCTGGCATGGAGAGACTACTGGCGCCAACAGACTGCCGGCTGAGGCCCGACATCAGAGCCATGGAGAATGGAGACATAG ACTTAGCGAGTTTGGAGAAAGAGCGGTTAGAGGAGAAACAAAGAGCTTCACGTAGGGAACGCTCCAAGGATGAGGAGGAGTGGGCAAccag GTGGTTTCAGCTGGGAACAAACCCTCATACAGGAGCCGAGGACTGGCTGTACACAGGTGGATACTTTGACAGGAATTACACTGACTGTCCCAACATTTATtga